The Cellulomonas sp. S1-8 genome has a window encoding:
- a CDS encoding VOC family protein yields the protein MPQIAGDWRVVDGVATAWFDAPSLVEGAASAGRITALAADIAVDLRATGIRVRLDSDEHAEAVSAAVRDLGLVADPAVLQHLSVVVESTRPSQVLPFWQQVLDYVPGEGRGLVDPSRRDPALRIRESTEQRPLRNRIHLDVVRPAAAVEQARPGEASGPYGVCHADPDGNEVDLVPGAALGEGVGVDDWQAVFSAMACYRTTAPTQQRDLAAAAAALADDAGFPLLVDLRPGLVVLDSGKDQWEDEAHGLGVDFTDLAARLQTAARDLGATADPGRSRFVQLFLDAADVDAVRAFWLAALGYTPDRRAGVSDILDPRRLNPVLVFQELDASQTQRRRQRNRIHVELAVPSDVARTRLDTALAAGGRLLDASEDRWRVADPEGNELVIVRAG from the coding sequence ATGCCACAGATCGCAGGGGACTGGCGGGTCGTCGACGGGGTGGCGACGGCGTGGTTCGACGCGCCGTCGCTGGTCGAGGGGGCGGCGTCGGCCGGGCGCATCACCGCCCTGGCGGCCGACATCGCGGTCGACCTGCGCGCGACCGGGATCCGGGTGCGCCTCGACTCCGACGAGCACGCCGAGGCGGTGTCGGCGGCCGTACGCGATCTCGGCCTGGTCGCGGACCCTGCCGTGCTGCAGCACCTGAGCGTCGTGGTCGAGTCCACGCGCCCGTCGCAGGTGCTGCCGTTCTGGCAGCAGGTGCTCGACTACGTGCCCGGCGAGGGCCGCGGCCTGGTCGATCCGTCGCGGCGCGACCCCGCGCTACGGATCCGGGAGTCGACCGAGCAGCGGCCGCTGCGCAACCGCATCCACCTCGACGTTGTGCGGCCGGCCGCGGCGGTCGAGCAGGCGCGTCCTGGTGAGGCGTCGGGACCGTACGGGGTCTGTCACGCCGACCCCGACGGCAACGAGGTCGACCTGGTGCCGGGCGCGGCGCTGGGCGAGGGGGTCGGGGTCGACGACTGGCAGGCGGTGTTCAGCGCGATGGCCTGCTACCGCACCACCGCGCCCACGCAGCAGCGTGACCTGGCCGCCGCGGCAGCGGCGCTGGCCGACGACGCCGGCTTCCCGCTGCTGGTCGACCTGCGCCCCGGTCTCGTGGTCCTGGACAGCGGCAAGGACCAGTGGGAGGACGAGGCCCACGGCCTCGGGGTCGACTTCACCGACCTCGCCGCGCGGCTCCAGACCGCTGCCCGCGACCTCGGGGCCACCGCGGACCCGGGGCGGTCGCGCTTCGTCCAGCTCTTCCTCGACGCCGCCGACGTCGACGCGGTCCGCGCGTTCTGGCTCGCCGCGCTGGGCTACACACCCGACCGGCGGGCCGGCGTCAGCGACATCCTCGATCCGCGGCGCCTGAACCCGGTGCTGGTCTTCCAGGAGCTCGACGCCTCGCAGACGCAGCGGCGCCGGCAGCGCAACCGCATCCACGTCGAGCTCGCCGTGCCGTCGGACGTCGCGCGGACACGCCTCGACACGGCCCTGGCGGCCGGTGGCCGGCTCCTCGACGCGTCGGAGGACCGCTGGCGGGTCGCCGATCCCGAGGGCAACGAGCTGGTGATCGTCCGCGCGGGTTGA
- a CDS encoding carbohydrate ABC transporter permease: protein MSTTPVSGANTMAAPPRPARGSDPDGPDLPGRPGGRDRPRRSPSEGHRINWWLTALLVALSLTIFVPLYFTVVTALKTQDQLGGTGFAFPTEFAWGNFAEAWRLTDFSRTALNSTLITVGAVALTLLTNSMVAYAIARNMHRRLFKGLFFYFISALFIPFPILMLPVAKQTALLGLDNQVGLILLYVVYGLSFNIFIFTAYINSIPRELEEAAIVDGASTWTVFWRIIFPLLSPMNATVGILTCLWVWNDFLLPLIIVSDPRGATLPLVQYVFQAQFTTNYTVAFASYLMAMAPLLIVYVIAQRWVISGVTRGAIK, encoded by the coding sequence ATGAGCACCACACCCGTCAGCGGTGCGAACACGATGGCCGCACCCCCCCGACCCGCGCGCGGCTCCGACCCCGACGGCCCGGACCTGCCCGGCCGGCCGGGCGGACGCGACCGCCCGCGCCGGAGCCCGAGCGAGGGCCACCGCATCAACTGGTGGCTCACCGCGCTGCTCGTCGCCCTGAGCCTGACGATCTTCGTCCCGCTGTACTTCACGGTCGTCACCGCGCTCAAGACCCAGGACCAGCTCGGTGGCACCGGGTTCGCCTTCCCGACCGAGTTCGCGTGGGGCAACTTCGCCGAGGCGTGGCGGCTCACCGACTTCTCCCGGACCGCCCTGAACAGCACCCTCATCACGGTCGGAGCGGTGGCCCTGACGCTGCTGACGAACTCGATGGTCGCGTACGCGATCGCCCGGAACATGCACCGCCGGCTGTTCAAGGGCCTGTTCTTCTACTTCATCTCGGCGCTCTTCATCCCGTTCCCGATCCTCATGCTGCCCGTCGCCAAGCAGACGGCGCTGCTGGGCCTCGACAACCAGGTCGGGCTGATCCTGCTGTACGTGGTGTACGGCCTGTCGTTCAACATCTTCATCTTCACCGCGTACATCAACTCCATCCCGCGGGAGCTCGAGGAAGCGGCGATCGTCGACGGTGCGTCCACGTGGACGGTGTTCTGGCGGATCATCTTCCCCCTGCTGTCCCCGATGAACGCGACCGTCGGGATCCTCACGTGCCTGTGGGTGTGGAACGACTTCCTGCTCCCGCTGATCATCGTGTCCGACCCGCGCGGGGCGACGCTGCCCCTCGTGCAGTACGTGTTCCAGGCGCAGTTCACGACGAACTACACCGTGGCCTTCGCGTCCTACCTCATGGCGATGGCGCCCCTGCTGATCGTCTACGTGATCGCGCAGCGCTGGGTCATCTCCGGCGTCACCCGGGGCGCGATCAAGTGA
- a CDS encoding sugar ABC transporter permease — translation MATTAPRTAGTRTPSAPPPGIRPDRTRLPRAFYWMVLPAVVLFLVFHTIPVLQGVFFSFTDSPGYGEWSFVGVDNYVALFTDPRVIAAYGFTFRFAFLATILVNAFALAVAIGLNARIKFKNTLRGIYFIPNVLSVLVIGYVFQYLFSGAVPTIATALGIDRLSTSILADPQLAWVGILILAVWQATAFNIIIYLAGLQTVPVELYEASSLDGASSWRQFRSITFPMIAGFFTINMVLALKTFLQVFDHIIALTNGGPGTSTESVGVLIYRGGFQGGEYGYQLANAVVFMIVIIAFAAFQLRVLQRREVSA, via the coding sequence ATGGCCACGACCGCACCCCGCACCGCGGGCACCCGGACCCCGTCGGCGCCACCGCCCGGCATCCGCCCCGACAGGACACGCCTGCCGCGCGCGTTCTACTGGATGGTCCTGCCGGCCGTCGTGCTGTTCCTCGTCTTCCACACCATCCCGGTGCTGCAGGGCGTCTTCTTCAGCTTCACGGACTCCCCGGGCTACGGCGAGTGGAGCTTCGTCGGTGTCGACAACTACGTCGCCCTGTTCACCGACCCGCGCGTCATCGCCGCGTACGGGTTCACGTTCCGGTTCGCGTTCCTCGCGACGATCCTGGTCAACGCGTTCGCGCTCGCGGTCGCGATCGGGCTCAACGCGCGGATCAAGTTCAAGAACACGCTCCGCGGGATCTACTTCATCCCCAACGTGCTCTCGGTCCTCGTGATCGGGTACGTCTTCCAGTACCTGTTCTCCGGTGCCGTGCCCACCATCGCGACCGCGCTCGGGATCGACCGGCTCTCGACGTCGATCCTCGCGGACCCGCAGCTCGCCTGGGTGGGGATCCTGATCCTGGCCGTGTGGCAGGCCACGGCGTTCAACATCATCATCTACCTCGCCGGTCTCCAGACCGTCCCGGTGGAGCTCTACGAGGCGTCCTCGCTCGACGGCGCGTCGTCGTGGCGGCAGTTCCGCAGCATCACGTTCCCGATGATCGCCGGCTTCTTCACGATCAACATGGTGCTCGCGCTCAAGACCTTCCTGCAGGTCTTCGACCACATCATCGCCCTGACCAACGGCGGGCCGGGCACGTCCACGGAGTCCGTGGGCGTCCTGATCTACCGCGGCGGGTTCCAGGGCGGGGAGTACGGCTACCAGCTCGCCAACGCGGTCGTCTTCATGATCGTCATCATCGCCTTCGCGGCCTTCCAGCTCCGTGTCCTGCAGCGCAGAGAGGTGTCAGCCTGA